The following proteins come from a genomic window of Acinetobacter baumannii:
- a CDS encoding DUF4942 domain-containing protein codes for MNMLVNIKREVQASELDFVEVKKLILQCEKAKSSIKVIYESIKDIELDAYQIVSAITRKSYSSSFNTEESALKQISSCFWRKLTEIINLRNFISEKEYDALQDKIARHAIEDFTMDNVNVFLESIWSTRHMAYARKVDSLFSQLSSKYKTNLGAGINPCVIIHHNSYHSYCRRDNLVEEVRFIARQLFGKPLDHTRLDKLRLHRGIWHSIDDNLLRIKIYENGNCHILFNQCVVDRINQVLNLLYPNQIGIDPNVKHKRRAYDEPIL; via the coding sequence ATGAATATGTTGGTAAATATAAAAAGAGAAGTGCAAGCATCTGAATTAGACTTTGTTGAAGTCAAAAAGCTAATTTTGCAATGCGAAAAAGCAAAATCGTCAATAAAGGTCATTTATGAATCCATCAAAGATATTGAACTTGATGCTTATCAGATTGTGAGTGCAATCACCCGAAAATCATATTCATCATCATTCAACACTGAAGAATCTGCTTTAAAACAAATATCATCATGCTTCTGGAGGAAGTTAACTGAGATCATCAATCTTAGAAACTTCATATCTGAAAAAGAATATGATGCGTTGCAAGATAAAATTGCTCGTCATGCAATTGAAGATTTCACGATGGATAACGTGAATGTATTTTTAGAATCTATCTGGTCTACACGCCACATGGCATATGCACGTAAAGTTGATTCATTGTTTAGTCAATTATCAAGCAAATACAAAACCAATCTTGGTGCTGGTATTAACCCGTGCGTGATCATTCATCACAATAGCTACCATTCTTATTGCAGACGAGATAATTTAGTGGAAGAAGTACGCTTTATAGCAAGGCAGTTATTTGGCAAGCCTTTAGACCACACCAGATTAGATAAACTCAGGTTACACCGTGGTATCTGGCATAGCATTGATGATAATTTATTACGCATTAAGATCTACGAAAACGGTAACTGTCATATCTTGTTTAATCAATGCGTAGTTGATCGCATTAACCAGGTATTAAACCTGTTATATCCAAATCAAATTGGCATAGATCCAAATGTAAAACACAAACGCCGTGCGTATGATGAACCTATTTTGTAA
- a CDS encoding IS701 family transposase, producing MIRRIKHASTATCTLPIYMGFLMTEPNSISCTQLAETYNISHDSVNRFLEREDYTPHDLYQESIQHIDNNKLIVSIDDTVLDKPYSQHMDLVSYFWSGKHHRSVKGINLITLYATDQNGQNIPINFRIYDKSESKTKNDYFMDMLSEVLSWGAKIQFITGDSWYSSTGNLKTIRKYGIRFMFGIDCNRKVSPEKGQWFQLRLLPDFHQGQVVWLKDFGFVQLFKTQLKEQQRFYIVHQDEDDLLSFEGFHELHSSHWKIEQYHRVIKQVCHIEKFQVRRSKLILNHIFSALMAYVEIQKNQFERIFENVYRWQKKLFRPVIKNFIDDFILDKNHLLPQRIYK from the coding sequence GTGATCAGACGAATTAAACATGCTTCTACAGCAACTTGTACATTACCCATTTATATGGGCTTTCTCATGACAGAACCGAACTCTATTAGCTGCACACAACTTGCCGAGACTTATAATATCTCGCATGATAGTGTAAATCGCTTTCTAGAGCGTGAAGACTACACACCGCACGACCTATATCAAGAATCAATTCAACATATTGATAATAATAAACTTATAGTCAGTATTGATGATACTGTTTTAGATAAACCATATAGTCAACATATGGACTTGGTTAGCTATTTTTGGTCAGGCAAACACCACCGATCCGTCAAGGGTATTAATCTCATTACCTTGTATGCGACAGATCAAAATGGTCAAAATATTCCAATTAATTTCCGAATTTATGACAAATCTGAAAGTAAAACCAAGAATGATTACTTTATGGATATGTTAAGTGAAGTACTCAGTTGGGGTGCAAAGATTCAATTTATTACAGGTGATAGTTGGTATTCATCGACTGGAAATCTAAAAACCATAAGAAAATATGGTATTCGATTTATGTTTGGTATCGACTGTAACCGTAAGGTTTCCCCAGAAAAAGGACAATGGTTTCAACTGCGTTTATTGCCAGATTTCCATCAGGGTCAAGTGGTCTGGCTCAAAGATTTTGGCTTTGTACAATTATTTAAGACTCAGTTAAAAGAACAGCAGAGGTTTTATATTGTGCATCAAGATGAAGATGATTTATTGTCCTTTGAGGGTTTTCATGAATTACATTCAAGTCATTGGAAAATAGAGCAATATCACCGGGTGATTAAACAGGTTTGTCATATTGAAAAGTTTCAAGTAAGACGATCTAAACTGATTTTGAATCATATTTTTTCAGCCTTGATGGCCTACGTTGAGATACAAAAGAACCAGTTTGAGCGGATCTTTGAAAATGTATATCGTTGGCAGAAGAAATTATTTAGACCAGTTATCAAAAACTTCATTGATGACTTTATTCTCGATAAAAATCATCTGCTACCACAGAGAATCTATAAATAA
- a CDS encoding phosphocholine-specific phospholipase C translates to MNRREFLLNSTKTMFGTAALASFPLSIQKALAIDAKVESGTIQDVKHIVILTQENRSFDNYFGTLKGVRGFGDRFTIPMTEGRKVWEQYDANKKKVLPYHLDSHLGNAQRVTGTNHSWSDGQGAWDNGRMSDWVTHKQPQSMGYYKKQEVEYQFALANAFTICDAYHCAMHAGTNPNRKFIWTGTNGPTGAGVASVVNEFDGIGPSTEGYEWTTYPERLQQAGVTWKVYQNMPDNFTDNPLAGFKQYRRANEQSGQPVSNDTLTCPAYDEKIDVTQPLYKGIANTMPDGGFLGTFKADIAQGKLPQVSWLVAPATYSEHPGPSSPVQGAWYIQEVLNVLTENPQVWSQTVLLVNFDENDGFFDHVPSPSAPSKDINGVVYGKTTLTDQQVSFEYFNHPAVATSKSQPETDGRVYGPGVRVPMYVISPWSRGGWVNSQVFDHTSILQFLEKRFDVQEPNISPYRRAVCGDLTTAFNFKTPNLLPVAELDGKKTKAEADAIRVAQELLPQVSVPSQQQFPQQEIGIRPSRALPYILHTSAKVDATQKTVKLMFSNTGKQAAVFHVYNRLDLTAIPRRYMVEAGKQLDDVWNTINGQYDLWVLGPNGFHRAFKGNLSQANQTQALPEIRVCVEECDANLYLKVRHDGNKTVKLNVKANAYLPNKTWVIETNSVEKELVWDMSEFGGWYDFTVTLADDATFSRRFAGRIETQEDSISDPYMGYLES, encoded by the coding sequence ATGAATCGTCGCGAATTTCTTTTAAATTCTACAAAAACAATGTTTGGGACAGCTGCTCTAGCGAGTTTCCCGCTGAGTATTCAAAAAGCGTTAGCAATTGACGCCAAAGTTGAAAGTGGAACAATTCAAGATGTTAAACACATTGTGATTTTGACTCAGGAAAACCGTTCATTTGATAATTATTTTGGAACACTAAAAGGTGTACGTGGTTTCGGCGACCGTTTTACCATTCCTATGACAGAAGGCCGAAAGGTTTGGGAACAATATGACGCCAACAAAAAGAAAGTATTGCCATACCACTTAGATAGTCATTTAGGAAATGCTCAGCGTGTTACTGGTACAAATCATTCATGGTCAGATGGTCAAGGTGCTTGGGATAATGGGCGTATGAGTGATTGGGTAACGCATAAACAACCGCAGTCGATGGGCTACTACAAAAAACAAGAAGTTGAATATCAATTTGCCTTAGCGAATGCTTTTACGATTTGTGATGCCTACCACTGTGCCATGCACGCGGGAACTAACCCGAACCGTAAATTTATCTGGACGGGAACCAATGGACCTACAGGTGCAGGTGTTGCGAGTGTGGTCAATGAATTTGATGGGATTGGACCATCAACAGAAGGTTATGAATGGACGACGTATCCTGAGCGTTTACAGCAGGCTGGCGTGACATGGAAAGTTTATCAAAACATGCCGGATAACTTTACTGATAACCCTTTAGCTGGTTTCAAGCAATATCGCCGTGCAAATGAGCAATCTGGTCAACCTGTCAGTAACGACACACTAACGTGTCCAGCATATGATGAAAAGATTGATGTGACTCAACCACTTTACAAAGGTATTGCCAATACCATGCCAGACGGTGGTTTTCTAGGAACTTTTAAAGCTGATATTGCGCAGGGTAAATTACCGCAAGTGAGTTGGTTAGTTGCTCCTGCAACTTACAGTGAACATCCGGGGCCATCTAGTCCTGTACAAGGCGCTTGGTATATTCAGGAAGTATTAAATGTATTAACTGAAAACCCTCAAGTGTGGAGTCAAACCGTTTTATTGGTGAACTTCGATGAAAATGACGGTTTCTTTGACCATGTTCCTTCACCAAGCGCACCTTCTAAAGATATAAACGGTGTTGTATATGGAAAAACTACTTTAACGGACCAACAAGTATCTTTTGAATACTTTAACCATCCAGCAGTAGCGACTTCAAAATCTCAACCCGAAACAGACGGACGGGTGTATGGCCCAGGTGTACGCGTTCCAATGTATGTGATTTCGCCGTGGAGCCGTGGAGGATGGGTAAATTCTCAAGTCTTTGATCATACTTCTATTTTACAATTCTTAGAAAAACGTTTTGATGTGCAAGAACCTAACATTAGCCCATACCGCCGTGCTGTATGTGGTGATTTAACAACGGCATTTAATTTTAAAACACCGAATCTTTTGCCTGTTGCTGAACTAGATGGGAAGAAAACAAAAGCCGAAGCCGATGCGATTCGTGTCGCTCAAGAACTATTGCCGCAAGTTTCTGTTCCGAGCCAGCAACAATTTCCTCAGCAGGAAATAGGAATTCGACCTTCGCGTGCTTTACCTTATATTTTGCACACTAGTGCCAAAGTCGATGCCACTCAAAAAACGGTTAAGCTGATGTTCTCCAATACGGGTAAACAGGCAGCCGTTTTCCATGTCTATAATCGATTAGATCTTACGGCAATTCCACGCCGCTATATGGTTGAGGCGGGCAAACAGCTTGATGACGTGTGGAATACTATCAATGGACAGTATGATTTATGGGTCCTTGGACCAAATGGTTTTCACCGTGCGTTTAAAGGTAATTTAAGTCAAGCTAATCAGACTCAAGCATTACCGGAAATTAGAGTATGTGTAGAAGAATGTGATGCGAATTTATATTTAAAAGTGCGTCATGATGGTAATAAGACAGTCAAGCTCAACGTCAAAGCTAATGCTTATCTACCAAACAAGACATGGGTGATAGAAACCAATAGTGTTGAAAAAGAACTGGTTTGGGATATGTCTGAATTTGGTGGTTGGTATGATTTTACGGTGACATTAGCGGACGATGCGACGTTTAGTCGCCGTTTTGCAGGACGTATAGAAACTCAAGAAGATTCAATTTCTGATCCATATATGGGATATTTAGAGTCTTAA
- a CDS encoding ABZJ_00068 family colistin stress protein, with protein MLQGFIVLLAVVTFVLMAADPRDSGAQATQSAWQKTQAADMTKSQKNTNNDADFI; from the coding sequence ATGCTACAAGGTTTTATTGTATTATTAGCAGTAGTTACTTTTGTTTTAATGGCTGCCGATCCACGGGATAGTGGGGCACAAGCGACTCAGTCAGCATGGCAAAAAACACAAGCGGCAGACATGACCAAGTCGCAAAAAAATACCAATAATGATGCTGATTTTATTTAG
- the nadC gene encoding carboxylating nicotinate-nucleotide diphosphorylase, translated as MSIPQSLLEQSIQINIQQALQEDIGDGDITAMLTPEDEQATATIISREDMVLAGQPWVNALISAYDNTVQVTWLKQEGDRVAANEAFLKLAGSARSLLTVERPALNFIQTLSAVATKTAEYVQHLEGLNTKLLDTRKTLPGLRIAQKYAVTVGGGQNHRLGLFDAFLIKENHIMAAGGIAQAIAKAHQIAPGKPVEVEVETWDELNQALEAGADIVMLDNFSQQQMIDAVKHVAGRCKLEASGNITIENLREVATTGVDYISMGVLTKDVKAVDLSMRFNA; from the coding sequence ATGAGCATACCTCAGTCTTTGCTTGAACAGTCAATTCAAATCAATATTCAACAAGCATTACAAGAAGATATTGGGGACGGTGACATTACCGCCATGCTCACACCTGAAGATGAACAAGCTACCGCAACTATCATCAGCCGTGAAGATATGGTTTTAGCTGGACAGCCGTGGGTGAATGCGCTCATCTCAGCGTATGACAACACTGTACAGGTGACTTGGTTAAAACAAGAAGGTGACCGTGTTGCTGCAAATGAAGCCTTTTTAAAGCTTGCTGGTTCTGCACGTAGCTTACTGACTGTAGAGCGCCCTGCTTTAAACTTTATTCAAACATTATCGGCTGTTGCAACAAAAACTGCTGAATATGTTCAGCATCTTGAAGGTTTAAACACAAAGCTTCTCGATACACGTAAAACTTTACCGGGCTTACGTATTGCACAAAAATATGCCGTAACCGTCGGTGGCGGACAAAATCACCGCCTCGGTTTATTTGATGCATTCTTAATTAAAGAAAATCATATTATGGCAGCGGGCGGTATTGCCCAAGCGATAGCAAAAGCACATCAAATTGCGCCGGGTAAACCTGTTGAAGTCGAAGTTGAAACTTGGGATGAGCTAAACCAAGCGCTTGAAGCAGGTGCAGACATTGTCATGCTCGACAATTTTAGCCAACAACAAATGATTGATGCTGTAAAACACGTGGCGGGACGCTGTAAACTCGAAGCTTCGGGCAATATCACTATTGAAAACTTACGCGAAGTAGCGACTACTGGTGTCGACTATATTTCTATGGGCGTGTTGACTAAAGATGTCAAAGCCGTTGATTTATCAATGCGTTTTAATGCCTAA
- the ampD gene encoding 1,6-anhydro-N-acetylmuramyl-L-alanine amidase AmpD has protein sequence MKQITPYEVIDGQLKGARQVPSPNFNQRPAGTEIQMIVVHNISLPPSQFGGGYIEQFFQNKLDWSVHPYFQTIEGMQVSTHLLILRTGEVLQFVNFNDRAWHAGRSSYLAKVECNDYSIGIELEGSDDLPFEDVQYEVLTDVVNAIRQAYPEIKNHIAGHSDIAPGRKTDPGPYFKWQHFRQLLAQKKT, from the coding sequence ATGAAGCAAATCACACCGTATGAAGTTATAGATGGACAATTAAAAGGGGCGAGACAAGTACCTTCTCCAAATTTTAACCAGCGTCCCGCTGGTACCGAAATACAAATGATTGTGGTTCATAATATTAGCTTGCCGCCTTCTCAGTTTGGGGGAGGCTATATTGAACAGTTTTTCCAAAATAAATTAGATTGGTCCGTTCATCCCTATTTTCAGACTATTGAAGGTATGCAAGTCTCTACACACCTGTTAATTTTACGAACAGGTGAAGTCCTACAGTTTGTTAACTTTAATGATCGTGCATGGCATGCAGGGCGTTCAAGCTACTTAGCCAAAGTTGAATGTAATGATTATTCAATTGGTATTGAGCTTGAAGGAAGTGATGATTTACCTTTTGAAGACGTACAATATGAAGTGCTAACTGACGTTGTTAATGCTATTCGTCAGGCCTATCCTGAAATTAAAAACCATATTGCAGGGCATTCAGACATTGCACCGGGCCGAAAAACCGATCCAGGACCTTATTTTAAATGGCAGCACTTTAGGCAGTTGTTAGCACAGAAAAAAACTTGA
- the murJ gene encoding murein biosynthesis integral membrane protein MurJ, with product MSTMALWRSTFIVSAMTMLSRVLGLVRDVVLLNVFGAGKDFDTFVVAFRIPNFFRRLFAEGAFSQAFIPVLTEYKTGRAHAEVQILISRVFGCLLTVMTLLTFVAMVLAPAIIYMYAPGFHNDPEKFDLAVSMFRLTIPYLMFMSLTAFASSILNSYGSFASPAFSPVLLNVAMIAGAWWLTPYMAEPIKALGWSVVAAGILQLAIQIPELWRKNLLIPPKVDFKHEGVERILKLMLPALFGVSVTQINLLLNTIWASFMQDGSVSWLYSAERMTELPLGLIGVAIGTVILPSLSARHAEQDQAKFRSMIDWAAKVIVLVGLPASIALFMLSTPIIQALFQRGEFDLRDTQMTALALQCMSAGVISFMLIKVFAPGFYAQQDTKTPVRVGLMSVAANAILNVVFIGFFKLINWHAEHMALALASSGSALVNAGLLYFYLHKRNIFRFGAHWKKLALQYGLANLAMIAALWFGLNWYNGELSQWVRVAEVVGLCVVGVIAYLIGLLLTGFRPRDLKH from the coding sequence GTGAGTACGATGGCATTATGGCGATCGACTTTTATTGTCAGTGCGATGACGATGTTGTCACGGGTATTGGGCTTAGTACGAGATGTCGTATTGCTCAACGTGTTTGGTGCGGGTAAAGATTTCGATACCTTCGTTGTGGCTTTTCGTATTCCCAACTTCTTTCGACGGTTGTTTGCCGAAGGGGCTTTTTCACAGGCTTTTATTCCGGTATTGACCGAATATAAAACAGGTCGTGCGCATGCAGAAGTACAGATCTTAATTAGTCGAGTATTTGGCTGTTTGCTGACAGTCATGACTTTACTGACTTTCGTGGCTATGGTCTTAGCTCCAGCAATTATCTATATGTATGCGCCGGGTTTCCATAATGACCCTGAAAAGTTTGATTTAGCGGTCAGTATGTTCCGTCTGACCATTCCCTATTTAATGTTTATGTCGCTTACGGCTTTTGCCAGCAGCATCTTAAACAGTTATGGCTCGTTTGCCTCGCCAGCTTTTTCACCTGTTTTACTGAACGTAGCAATGATTGCAGGGGCTTGGTGGCTTACACCGTATATGGCTGAGCCAATCAAAGCTTTAGGTTGGTCGGTTGTTGCGGCTGGTATTTTACAGTTAGCGATACAAATTCCTGAGTTATGGCGTAAAAACTTACTGATCCCACCGAAAGTTGATTTTAAACATGAAGGTGTAGAACGTATTTTAAAATTAATGCTTCCAGCATTATTTGGTGTATCTGTGACTCAGATTAACCTATTGCTAAATACGATTTGGGCATCTTTCATGCAAGATGGTTCAGTATCTTGGCTCTACAGTGCCGAACGTATGACTGAGTTACCTTTAGGATTAATCGGTGTTGCGATTGGTACAGTGATTTTACCCTCACTGTCAGCACGTCATGCTGAACAAGACCAAGCGAAGTTTCGCAGTATGATCGATTGGGCAGCAAAAGTGATTGTGTTGGTTGGTTTGCCAGCAAGTATTGCTTTATTTATGCTTTCTACACCGATTATTCAGGCATTGTTCCAGCGTGGTGAGTTTGATTTACGCGATACACAAATGACAGCACTTGCATTGCAATGTATGAGTGCAGGCGTAATTTCCTTTATGTTAATTAAAGTATTTGCACCAGGTTTCTATGCGCAGCAAGATACAAAAACACCGGTCCGTGTGGGTTTAATGTCGGTTGCTGCCAATGCGATTTTAAACGTTGTATTCATTGGTTTCTTTAAATTAATCAATTGGCATGCAGAGCATATGGCGCTTGCATTAGCCTCTTCTGGTTCAGCTTTAGTAAATGCAGGTTTGCTCTATTTCTACCTACATAAGCGTAATATTTTCCGATTTGGTGCACATTGGAAAAAACTGGCACTTCAATATGGCTTGGCCAACCTTGCGATGATTGCAGCGCTTTGGTTCGGGTTAAATTGGTATAACGGAGAACTCTCTCAATGGGTTCGTGTTGCAGAGGTGGTAGGTTTATGCGTTGTAGGTGTGATCGCTTACTTAATTGGCTTATTACTGACAGGCTTTAGACCGAGAGATTTAAAACACTAA
- a CDS encoding FKBP-type peptidyl-prolyl cis-trans isomerase, with translation MKKISLVIAASTMSLSVFAAAPITNKSPAKDQFSYSYGYLMGRNNTDALTDLNLDIFYQGLQEGAQNKTARLTDEEMAKAINDYKKTLEAKQLVEFQKQGQQNAQAGAAFLAENAKKSGVIATKSGLQYQVLKEGTGKTPKATSRVKVNYEGRLLDGTVFDSSIARNHPVDFQLNQVIAGWTEGLQTMKEGGKTRFFIPAKLAYGEVGAGDSIGPNSTLIFDIELLQVLPK, from the coding sequence ATGAAAAAAATCAGTTTGGTTATTGCAGCGTCAACGATGAGTTTATCTGTTTTTGCTGCTGCACCGATAACAAATAAAAGTCCGGCAAAAGATCAGTTTAGTTATAGTTATGGTTATTTAATGGGCCGTAATAATACTGATGCGTTAACAGATTTAAATCTTGATATTTTTTACCAAGGTTTACAAGAAGGTGCTCAAAATAAGACAGCACGCCTAACTGATGAAGAAATGGCGAAAGCAATTAATGATTATAAAAAAACATTAGAAGCTAAACAGCTAGTCGAATTTCAAAAACAAGGTCAACAAAACGCTCAGGCTGGTGCAGCTTTTCTGGCAGAAAATGCTAAAAAATCTGGTGTGATTGCGACTAAATCAGGTCTGCAATATCAGGTATTAAAAGAAGGCACTGGTAAAACACCTAAAGCCACCTCTCGTGTAAAAGTAAACTATGAAGGACGTTTACTCGACGGAACTGTATTTGATAGCTCAATTGCACGTAATCACCCTGTTGATTTCCAGTTAAATCAAGTGATCGCTGGATGGACCGAAGGCTTACAAACTATGAAAGAAGGCGGTAAAACCCGTTTCTTCATTCCAGCAAAACTTGCTTATGGTGAAGTTGGCGCTGGGGATAGTATCGGTCCAAATAGTACTTTAATTTTTGATATTGAGTTGCTACAAGTTTTGCCAAAATAA
- a CDS encoding FKBP-type peptidyl-prolyl cis-trans isomerase, translated as MSKALPIAVAVVLGGAALVPVYYATQHPTTEVGRKADKNASPIQKISYVLGYEVAQQTPPELDTKAFVQGIHDARNKQPSAYTQEDLKAAVAAYEKELQQKMQHQDKPEQAGTATDSADAQFLAENKTKAGVKTTVSGLQYIITKEGTGKQPTAQSIVKVHYEGRLINGQVFDSSYKRGQPVEFPLNQVIPGWTEGLQLMKEGGKATFFIPSNLAYGPQELPGIPANSTLIFDVELISVK; from the coding sequence ATGAGTAAAGCCTTACCCATTGCTGTCGCTGTAGTTTTAGGCGGTGCTGCACTTGTACCTGTATATTATGCAACTCAACATCCGACCACAGAAGTCGGACGTAAAGCAGACAAAAATGCTTCTCCAATTCAAAAAATCAGTTATGTTCTTGGGTATGAAGTTGCTCAACAAACCCCTCCTGAGCTGGATACCAAAGCATTTGTTCAAGGGATCCATGATGCGCGTAATAAGCAGCCTAGCGCTTATACTCAAGAAGATTTAAAAGCTGCCGTTGCTGCTTATGAAAAAGAGTTACAACAAAAAATGCAGCATCAAGACAAACCTGAGCAAGCAGGTACAGCTACTGACTCTGCAGATGCACAGTTCCTTGCAGAAAATAAAACGAAAGCTGGTGTAAAAACTACTGTATCAGGTTTGCAATATATCATTACTAAAGAAGGTACTGGTAAACAGCCAACTGCTCAGTCTATTGTTAAAGTACATTATGAAGGCCGCTTAATTAATGGACAGGTTTTCGATAGTTCTTATAAGCGTGGTCAACCAGTAGAATTCCCGCTTAATCAGGTCATTCCGGGTTGGACTGAAGGTCTTCAACTCATGAAAGAAGGTGGAAAAGCGACTTTCTTTATACCATCAAATCTTGCATATGGCCCACAAGAGCTTCCTGGAATTCCAGCAAACAGTACACTGATTTTTGATGTAGAACTCATTTCAGTGAAATAA